One part of the Rutidosis leptorrhynchoides isolate AG116_Rl617_1_P2 chromosome 1, CSIRO_AGI_Rlap_v1, whole genome shotgun sequence genome encodes these proteins:
- the LOC139899060 gene encoding secreted RxLR effector protein 161-like, producing MSMLEELHFFLGLEVKQLSTGIFIRQSKYISDMFKKFNFPEMKISPTPMSNNISFHADLDGKPFDQTLYRSLIGSLMYLTASRPNIMFDVCLCAQFQANLIYSHYKAVMRIFSYLMGTAHLGLWYPFRTGFNLTKFTDADHGVDQVNQKSISGGLQFLSCKLVSWSSRKQNCISLSTAKSKYNAAASCCSQVLWMQTQLLDYGFKFYKIPNYCDSQSAIAITSNHVHHS from the coding sequence atgagcatgcttgaagaACTTCATTTCTTTCTAGGTTTGGAAGTTAAACAACTCTCAACTGGGATCTTCATCAGACAATCTAAGTATATCTCTGATATGTTCAAAAAGTTCAATTTTCCCGAAATGAAAATAAGCCCTACTCCAATGTCAAACAACATCTCCTTTCATGCTGACCTAGACGGAAAACCGTTTGACCAAACACTTTACCGAAGCTTGATAGGTTCCCTGATGTATCTCACTGCGAGCAGACCCAATATCATGTTTGATGTATGCCTTTGTGCCCAATTTCAAGCTAACCTAATATATTCCCACTACAAGGCTGTTATGAGAATCTTTAGCTATCTCATGGGCACCGCTCATCTCGGACTCTGGTATCCCTTCAGAACTGGATTCAATCTCACGAAATTCACGGATGCTGATCATGGAGTTGACCAAGTTAATCAAAAAAGCATCTCCGGAGGACTTCAATTCCTAAGTTGTAAATTAGTCAGTTGGTCATCTCGCAAGCAAAACTGCATTTCACTTTCTACTGCTAAATCTAAGTACAATGCAGCCGCGAGTTGTTGCTCCCAAGTCTTGTGGATGCAAACCCAACTTCTTGACTACGGATTCAAATTCTATAAAATCCCGAACTACTGTGACTCTCAGAGTGCCATTGCTATTACCAGCAATCATGTTCACCACTCTTGA